The proteins below come from a single Tenuifilum thalassicum genomic window:
- a CDS encoding M48 family metallopeptidase, with protein sequence MEQIIVNDIVIDVVRKDIKNIHLAVYPPTGRVRIAAPLKVNDDAIRLFAISKLGWIKRQQRKFEGQERIPYIEYKERESIYFQGIRYLLNIIEHNGAPKVVLKSKKYIELYVRPGSSREKCHEVMTEWYRKELKSQIPTFINKWEKILNVKVNDWHVKQMKTKWGSCNIEKKRILLNLELAKKPDRCLEYIIVHEMIHLLERHHNDRFLYYMDTYLPNWKQLKNELNKLPVSHADWSY encoded by the coding sequence ATGGAGCAAATCATTGTCAACGATATAGTTATTGATGTTGTTCGCAAAGACATTAAGAACATACATCTTGCCGTTTACCCGCCAACTGGTAGGGTGCGCATTGCTGCTCCCTTGAAAGTGAATGATGATGCCATTCGCCTGTTTGCTATTTCTAAACTCGGTTGGATAAAACGCCAGCAACGCAAGTTCGAAGGGCAAGAACGGATTCCCTACATCGAATACAAAGAACGGGAGAGCATCTATTTTCAAGGAATAAGGTATCTGTTGAATATCATCGAGCATAATGGTGCTCCCAAAGTGGTATTGAAATCAAAAAAATACATAGAACTCTATGTAAGGCCCGGTTCTTCCCGTGAAAAATGCCACGAGGTTATGACCGAATGGTATCGTAAGGAATTGAAAAGTCAAATACCGACATTTATTAATAAGTGGGAAAAGATTCTCAATGTAAAAGTCAACGACTGGCATGTAAAGCAAATGAAAACCAAGTGGGGTTCATGCAATATTGAGAAAAAGCGAATACTGTTAAACCTTGAATTGGCAAAGAAGCCTGACCGGTGCCTGGAGTATATTATTGTGCACGAAATGATTCACTTACTCGAACGGCATCACAATGACCGCTTCCTGTATTACATGGACACCTATTTACCTAATTGGAAACAGTTAAAAAACGAGTTGAATAAATTACCGGTCAGTCATGCAGATTGGAGTTATTAG
- a CDS encoding Spy/CpxP family protein refolding chaperone → MKTKIGLNAIKMVVLVAVMLLGNAVKAQDHQRPMPQQRIPDSTQVVKMVNRMAKKLNLTDEQKQKFVEFHLEHFKQVKAKQEEINGTREHNRKEMESLRQELDKKLKSILTDEQKVEFDKLIQENRPKREEHQRPGRPIR, encoded by the coding sequence ATGAAAACAAAAATTGGATTAAATGCTATTAAAATGGTTGTGCTTGTGGCTGTGATGCTATTAGGAAATGCAGTAAAAGCACAAGACCACCAACGCCCAATGCCACAACAAAGGATACCAGATTCAACACAAGTGGTAAAAATGGTCAATAGAATGGCTAAAAAGCTAAATCTAACCGATGAACAGAAACAAAAGTTCGTTGAGTTTCATCTCGAACATTTTAAGCAGGTTAAAGCCAAGCAGGAAGAAATTAATGGTACTAGGGAGCATAATAGGAAGGAGATGGAATCATTAAGACAGGAGCTAGATAAAAAGTTGAAGAGCATTCTAACCGATGAGCAAAAAGTTGAGTTTGACAAGCTGATACAGGAAAACAGGCCAAAGCGAGAAGAACATCAAAGGCCTGGTAGACCTATAAGATAG
- a CDS encoding TlpA family protein disulfide reductase gives MRNIILAILYLNFLFPINAFSQETVQAKVDTLSYTYYMSLVQEQVGKKASDWKLKDTDGKEIALSDYSGKLILLEFWGVGCGACIIAAKDVCLIDSLYKTKGLAVIGIEGEGRNSLDKIKKFKQDYGFNYLTLVGGKETARKYGVRAFPTFFLIDKSGKIIYSHLGYFYGNKKDELLELIEKNI, from the coding sequence ATGAGAAACATTATTTTAGCCATTTTGTATTTAAATTTTTTATTTCCAATTAATGCATTTAGTCAGGAGACAGTCCAGGCAAAAGTTGATACTTTAAGTTATACGTATTATATGTCTTTAGTTCAAGAGCAGGTTGGCAAAAAAGCATCAGATTGGAAACTAAAGGATACGGATGGAAAAGAGATAGCACTTTCTGACTATTCAGGAAAACTTATTTTACTTGAATTCTGGGGGGTAGGTTGTGGAGCTTGTATAATTGCAGCGAAAGACGTTTGTTTGATTGATTCTTTGTATAAAACTAAAGGACTAGCTGTTATAGGAATTGAAGGTGAAGGAAGGAATAGTTTAGACAAAATAAAGAAATTTAAACAAGATTATGGATTTAACTATCTTACATTAGTTGGTGGGAAAGAGACTGCAAGAAAATATGGTGTAAGAGCTTTTCCAACTTTTTTTCTGATTGATAAGTCTGGTAAAATTATTTATTCTCATTTAGGTTATTTCTATGGAAATAAGAAAGATGAATTGTTAGAGTTAATTGAAAAGAATATTTAA
- a CDS encoding Lcl C-terminal domain-containing protein: MTKRANKILYPIYGLAAILITACNPSGSSDDQDEQIEINTKYGIVETGQVSCYNTNGEEIPSPNPGDYLYGQDGNYRKGNSFAFIDNGDGTVTDVNTGLMWQQIPTTKDLTWEEANAYCDSLTLAGYDDWRLPTAKELFSIWNGSQGWPYIDNTYFKLVYELTGDSINKDEQYWTSTKYVGTTVEGGNNAAFGVNFATGHIKAYPAGSQTPQPNGAMALQQPMPMMQTGQSQMNDSTPPPPPGPGSPFGKYVRCVRGKVYGENQFVNNDDGTITDMATGLMWTKVDFGPLDWPSALKLADTSTYAGYSDWRLPNVKELHSIVDYTRSPSATDEDKIGPSINPLFSCTQIINEAGEVDYPYYWSSTSAKMHAGEPMYYAWYVAFGRAIDPNGDDIHGAGAIRFDTKVQEGPAGEGGERIFNYVRLVRDAK, translated from the coding sequence ATGACTAAAAGAGCAAATAAAATACTATACCCCATATATGGATTAGCTGCTATTCTGATTACAGCTTGTAATCCATCGGGGAGCAGTGATGACCAGGATGAACAAATAGAAATCAATACAAAATACGGGATTGTTGAAACCGGTCAGGTATCCTGCTATAACACCAATGGTGAGGAGATTCCCTCACCCAATCCAGGCGATTATCTTTACGGCCAGGATGGGAACTATCGGAAAGGAAACTCATTTGCATTTATCGATAATGGTGATGGCACAGTAACCGACGTGAATACTGGTTTAATGTGGCAACAAATCCCAACTACTAAGGATTTAACCTGGGAAGAGGCAAATGCTTATTGCGATAGCTTAACCCTCGCGGGATACGACGATTGGCGGTTACCTACTGCAAAAGAGCTTTTTTCCATCTGGAACGGTAGTCAAGGCTGGCCATATATCGATAACACATACTTTAAGCTGGTTTACGAGCTAACAGGTGATAGCATAAACAAGGATGAGCAGTACTGGACAAGTACTAAATACGTAGGAACAACTGTTGAGGGGGGCAATAATGCAGCTTTTGGTGTCAATTTTGCCACAGGGCATATTAAGGCCTATCCTGCTGGTAGCCAAACCCCACAGCCAAACGGTGCCATGGCATTACAGCAACCAATGCCAATGATGCAAACCGGACAAAGCCAAATGAACGATAGCACCCCCCCTCCTCCTCCTGGTCCTGGTTCACCGTTTGGTAAGTACGTCCGTTGTGTTCGTGGCAAGGTTTATGGGGAAAACCAATTTGTGAACAACGACGATGGTACTATAACTGATATGGCTACAGGTTTAATGTGGACAAAAGTAGATTTCGGACCGCTAGATTGGCCATCTGCCCTGAAACTTGCCGATACATCAACCTATGCAGGTTATAGCGATTGGCGATTACCAAATGTGAAAGAACTTCACAGCATAGTCGATTATACCCGGTCGCCTTCTGCTACCGACGAGGATAAAATAGGACCTTCAATTAACCCTCTTTTTTCTTGCACTCAAATTATCAATGAGGCTGGCGAAGTAGATTACCCCTACTACTGGTCAAGTACTTCGGCCAAAATGCATGCCGGTGAACCTATGTACTATGCTTGGTATGTTGCCTTTGGCCGTGCTATTGATCCGAATGGAGACGACATTCACGGTGCAGGTGCAATCCGTTTCGATACCAAAGTTCAAGAAGGCCCTGCCGGTGAAGGTGGTGAACGTATTTTTAACTATGTTCGATTGGTAAGAGATGCAAAATAA
- a CDS encoding metallophosphoesterase, whose amino-acid sequence MRKLQKYTPNNILSILVFTLLCITSNGQTPWRFAVVGDTHVGSSDIIVEMIPFMIADSIDLVLLPGDIVEGGLACSESELRAELLNWQKIFEPLYSAGIGVFPLRGNHEDDARNNLRAWNSIFTGSYGLPQNGPEGETNLTYSFTHKNALFIGLDVYANIHTVNQNWLDEQLEINTQPHIFVFGHEAAFKVFHSDCLDDSVELRNAFWQNLANAGVKVYFCGHDHFLDVALVDDGDGNPNNDLYQYLVGTGGGWLMSKYNYNGRNSYFNLSQQCHEMAYGYALVEISGDGPDDRSVTITWKERTINPSTGEVEYIATNNIISYTSTISTGDEAQLIDNFNIWPNPASDFIRSNDFKGELTIFNASGVPLWTGSANDSKTINISSLPTGFYIIKSQTSFGKFIKV is encoded by the coding sequence ATGCGTAAACTTCAAAAATATACCCCAAACAATATACTTTCAATTTTAGTCTTTACTTTGCTATGCATTACTTCAAACGGTCAAACCCCTTGGCGTTTTGCAGTTGTAGGCGATACCCATGTAGGTTCAAGCGATATCATTGTCGAAATGATTCCATTCATGATTGCCGATAGTATTGACCTGGTGTTACTGCCTGGCGATATTGTTGAGGGAGGACTTGCCTGTTCTGAATCGGAGTTACGAGCTGAACTATTAAATTGGCAAAAAATTTTTGAACCACTATATTCTGCAGGTATCGGAGTATTTCCCTTACGAGGCAATCACGAGGATGATGCCCGTAACAACCTCAGAGCATGGAACAGTATATTTACAGGTAGCTATGGTTTACCCCAAAATGGCCCTGAGGGAGAAACGAATTTAACATACTCCTTTACCCACAAAAATGCTCTGTTTATAGGTTTAGATGTTTATGCCAATATTCATACCGTTAACCAAAACTGGTTAGATGAACAGCTTGAAATAAACACCCAACCACATATATTCGTTTTTGGCCATGAGGCTGCATTTAAGGTTTTCCATTCCGACTGCTTAGATGATTCTGTTGAGCTACGAAATGCCTTTTGGCAAAATTTAGCCAATGCTGGAGTTAAAGTATACTTCTGTGGTCACGATCACTTTCTGGATGTTGCACTAGTTGACGATGGCGATGGAAATCCTAATAACGACTTGTACCAATACCTTGTTGGCACAGGCGGTGGCTGGTTGATGTCTAAGTATAATTACAATGGCCGAAATTCATATTTCAACCTATCGCAACAGTGTCATGAAATGGCATATGGGTATGCTTTAGTAGAAATCAGTGGCGATGGGCCCGATGATAGAAGTGTGACAATAACATGGAAGGAGCGCACAATAAATCCATCAACCGGTGAAGTAGAGTATATTGCAACTAACAACATCATTAGCTACACATCAACAATTTCAACAGGGGATGAAGCACAGTTAATTGACAATTTTAATATTTGGCCTAATCCTGCATCCGACTTTATCCGTAGTAATGATTTCAAAGGGGAGTTAACAATATTCAATGCTTCAGGCGTACCACTTTGGACAGGATCTGCCAATGATAGTAAAACCATCAACATCTCGTCTCTTCCAACAGGGTTTTATATTATTAAAAGCCAAACATCTTTTGGAAAGTTTATTAAGGTATAA
- the msrB gene encoding peptide-methionine (R)-S-oxide reductase MsrB has product MRYILILFTFISTYGCAQNQKDSTMNNENLKDKLTPIQYFVTQEKGTERPFTGEYWNQFEPGIYVCVCCGAELFESDTKFHSSCGWPSFFDSKFEENIKFQKDLSHGMVRTEVHCKKCGAHLGHVFNDGPEPTGVRYCINSASLKFIPKSKEEK; this is encoded by the coding sequence ATGCGTTACATTTTAATCCTATTTACATTTATATCTACATACGGATGCGCTCAAAACCAAAAGGATAGCACAATGAATAATGAAAATTTAAAAGATAAGCTCACGCCCATTCAATATTTTGTTACTCAGGAGAAGGGAACAGAAAGGCCTTTTACGGGAGAATACTGGAATCAATTTGAACCAGGCATTTACGTTTGTGTTTGCTGCGGTGCAGAACTTTTTGAGAGCGATACTAAATTTCACTCCAGCTGTGGATGGCCAAGCTTTTTTGATAGCAAGTTTGAAGAAAATATTAAGTTCCAAAAGGACTTAAGCCATGGAATGGTGAGAACCGAAGTGCATTGTAAAAAGTGTGGTGCTCACTTAGGACATGTATTTAATGATGGTCCTGAACCCACTGGTGTAAGGTACTGTATTAACTCAGCATCGCTAAAGTTCATTCCAAAAAGCAAGGAGGAAAAATAA
- a CDS encoding DUF2490 domain-containing protein: protein MQLEKKVLNNLAISIEPELRLDNSFKPSSYLLQAGLGYKIAPWMKLGAFYRFDAEQNENSSFSYMNRFAFDMSFMHKISRFTPKARVRFSNFTDFDSSTDDKSNYMRYKFGTSYNIKGSKLNPFLSVELYQKMENGLINKARYSFGTEYTLNKRNSIELKYSYDYRFKNLNNTHILELKYSLNFK from the coding sequence ATGCAACTGGAAAAAAAGGTGCTGAATAATTTAGCAATAAGCATAGAACCAGAGCTGCGTTTGGATAACAGCTTCAAACCAAGCTCATACCTCTTACAAGCAGGTTTAGGCTACAAAATAGCCCCCTGGATGAAATTAGGTGCCTTTTACAGGTTTGACGCTGAGCAGAATGAAAACTCTTCGTTTTCTTATATGAACCGTTTTGCTTTCGATATGTCGTTTATGCATAAAATATCGAGATTTACGCCAAAAGCCAGAGTACGTTTCAGCAACTTTACTGATTTCGATAGCAGCACCGACGACAAGAGCAACTATATGCGTTACAAATTTGGTACAAGCTATAATATAAAGGGAAGTAAGCTGAATCCATTTTTATCGGTAGAACTTTACCAAAAAATGGAGAATGGATTGATTAATAAAGCACGATACTCTTTTGGTACCGAGTATACGCTAAACAAAAGAAATAGTATCGAACTAAAATATTCGTACGACTACAGGTTTAAGAATCTGAATAATACGCACATTTTGGAGCTAAAATACAGTCTTAACTTTAAATAA
- a CDS encoding Lcl C-terminal domain-containing protein, with amino-acid sequence MKNSKPNLIRVVIAGIFSTALLSAISCEKNENTQAGNGNLPEITGYPIVGTNQTTYYDNQGEISQPDPSNVFYGQNASYPGNTPKYQDNGDGTITDLVTGLMWTKSPDLNEDGVIDYSDKLSYDEALAYASSLNLGGYTDWRLPTIKEQYSLIDFSGKDPSGYEGTSTDGLVPFINTDYFDFAYGDQSAGERIIDAQFATSTKYVSTTMMGDETMFGVNFADGRIKGYPTGPMPGRTEKKQFYVYFVRGNTSYGINNFVDNGDGTITDKATGLMWTKDDNGEGLTWEEALEYAQNAEIAGYTDWRLPDVKELQSIVDYTRSPSTSNSAAIDPMFNCTQITNEAGEVDYPYYWSSTTHANWTNSSGNAACYISFGRAMGYMNQWLDVHGAGAQRSDPKVGDPNDYPYGRGPQGDAIRIYNYVRLVRNVNTK; translated from the coding sequence ATGAAAAACTCAAAGCCAAATTTGATACGAGTAGTTATAGCAGGAATATTTAGTACAGCGCTACTATCTGCTATCAGCTGTGAAAAAAACGAAAACACACAAGCTGGAAATGGTAATTTACCAGAAATCACGGGTTATCCTATAGTTGGGACAAACCAAACAACTTATTACGATAACCAAGGAGAGATCTCGCAACCCGACCCTAGCAATGTTTTTTACGGTCAAAATGCCAGCTATCCTGGAAATACCCCTAAATATCAGGATAATGGCGACGGAACCATAACCGACTTGGTAACCGGGTTAATGTGGACTAAATCGCCTGACCTAAATGAGGATGGCGTTATTGATTACAGCGATAAACTCTCATATGATGAGGCTTTAGCTTATGCTTCGAGTCTCAACTTGGGTGGTTATACCGACTGGCGTTTACCCACCATCAAGGAGCAATACTCTTTAATCGATTTTAGCGGAAAGGACCCAAGTGGCTACGAGGGAACATCAACCGATGGATTGGTCCCCTTTATTAATACCGATTATTTCGACTTTGCTTATGGCGACCAAAGCGCAGGCGAACGAATTATTGATGCGCAATTTGCCACCTCAACCAAATATGTTTCTACAACCATGATGGGCGATGAAACAATGTTCGGAGTAAATTTTGCCGATGGACGAATAAAGGGTTATCCGACTGGTCCAATGCCCGGAAGGACAGAAAAAAAACAGTTTTACGTGTACTTTGTGAGAGGGAACACCAGTTACGGCATAAACAATTTTGTTGATAATGGCGATGGAACCATCACCGATAAAGCAACTGGTTTAATGTGGACAAAGGATGATAATGGCGAAGGCTTAACCTGGGAAGAAGCGTTAGAGTATGCGCAGAATGCTGAAATAGCTGGTTACACCGACTGGCGATTACCTGATGTGAAGGAATTGCAAAGTATTGTTGACTATACCCGTTCACCATCAACAAGCAATTCTGCCGCCATTGATCCCATGTTTAATTGCACTCAAATTACTAACGAAGCAGGTGAGGTTGACTACCCTTACTACTGGAGCAGCACAACTCATGCAAATTGGACTAATAGCTCAGGTAACGCTGCTTGTTACATAAGTTTTGGTCGTGCAATGGGATACATGAACCAATGGTTAGACGTACATGGTGCCGGCGCACAGCGAAGCGACCCTAAGGTTGGAGATCCTAACGATTATCCATACGGTCGCGGCCCCCAAGGCGACGCTATCAGAATATACAACTATGTGCGCCTTGTTAGGAATGTGAATACTAAATAG
- a CDS encoding LON peptidase substrate-binding domain-containing protein, with protein sequence MGSTTKFMAMFPLEVFLLPGEEIPLRIFEPRYKQLINECNETGDTFGIPFVKDNEIKQYGSEVELVNIVAKNSLGEMVILIKGIKNFHLLNFKEKLNDKLYGGGIIEYVDDSYTTTNPELVVLIKKLNLSIDPVLGNLITGNSVNILNVAKALQLQPEEKYNFYSMRDENLMVKYLIKQLRFVEHLQEQEKMLENNFSLN encoded by the coding sequence ATGGGAAGTACTACAAAATTCATGGCGATGTTTCCGCTAGAGGTTTTCTTACTTCCCGGCGAGGAAATTCCTCTTAGAATCTTTGAGCCCAGGTATAAACAGCTTATAAACGAGTGTAATGAAACAGGCGATACCTTTGGAATTCCATTTGTGAAAGATAATGAGATAAAGCAATATGGCAGTGAGGTGGAGCTAGTAAATATTGTTGCTAAAAACAGCTTGGGCGAAATGGTCATCTTAATCAAAGGTATTAAGAATTTTCATCTTCTAAATTTTAAGGAGAAGTTGAACGATAAGCTCTATGGTGGGGGAATCATTGAATATGTTGACGATAGCTACACAACTACCAATCCAGAGCTTGTAGTTCTGATTAAAAAGTTAAATCTAAGCATTGATCCCGTGTTGGGCAATCTCATTACTGGAAACTCAGTAAATATTCTAAATGTTGCTAAAGCATTGCAGCTACAACCCGAGGAAAAGTATAATTTTTACTCGATGCGCGACGAGAATTTAATGGTTAAATATCTAATTAAACAGCTGAGATTTGTTGAACATCTGCAAGAGCAAGAAAAAATGCTTGAGAATAACTTCAGCCTTAACTAA
- a CDS encoding head GIN domain-containing protein encodes MKRLFLISGLLMAYSLIFAQNTAEYKLNDFTKIRAWGEFKVYLVKGDELKARVVTKGMPASDITINVKGNTLEIMLKGKIYESVNADIYVTYNQINKISLSAASSVSIQDTLKAENLTIDVNTSSELDGAIQAESAEFTVGQGSTLRLRGDVKSFEAKVNTGGILSALDLASEKAYVKVSTGGIAKVKAIKELEAKVRTGGSLTYTGNPELKDIKTFIGAKVVEQ; translated from the coding sequence ATGAAAAGATTATTTTTAATATCAGGATTACTAATGGCTTATAGCTTGATTTTTGCACAGAATACAGCAGAGTATAAATTAAACGATTTTACGAAAATTCGTGCATGGGGTGAGTTCAAAGTTTATTTGGTTAAAGGCGATGAGCTAAAGGCTAGGGTAGTAACTAAAGGAATGCCTGCTTCCGATATAACAATCAACGTTAAGGGTAACACACTTGAAATCATGCTTAAAGGAAAGATATATGAAAGCGTTAATGCCGATATTTATGTTACCTATAATCAAATTAACAAAATTTCTCTTTCGGCTGCTTCAAGTGTAAGCATTCAGGATACTCTGAAAGCAGAAAACCTAACAATTGATGTTAACACAAGCTCAGAGCTGGATGGTGCCATTCAGGCAGAAAGTGCAGAATTTACTGTTGGTCAGGGTTCAACTCTTAGGCTACGAGGCGATGTTAAATCATTCGAAGCAAAAGTTAATACGGGCGGTATTCTTTCTGCCCTTGATTTAGCCTCGGAAAAGGCTTATGTAAAGGTAAGCACCGGAGGTATTGCAAAGGTTAAAGCCATAAAGGAGCTCGAAGCGAAAGTTCGTACAGGTGGTAGTTTAACATATACAGGCAATCCAGAGTTGAAGGATATAAAAACCTTTATTGGCGCCAAGGTGGTGGAACAATAA
- a CDS encoding serine hydrolase domain-containing protein has protein sequence MSQFLNEKSRIVFWVLTAWLVLLTSVYSEKILSKSESKTKPIFPEINVYAISNRLTDSHEYSQLNDRLSRFVKRWEVTGATFCITRNGRLIYARSFGWADKEDSLPLEPYHVMRVASVSKLITATAVFKLIESGKLDLGDKVFGKEGILNQPQFLGYKDKRVEDITILNLLNHSGGWTTRWGDHMFIGDVISKELGKELPLSADDYIVFALSKPLHFQPGSRSSYCNIGYVILQRVIEAISGMDYESYVKAEIFEPLNIHDAHISNNWDSLRFENEVRYYEVPEADSIMAFDGSIRKVPRARGGNDVHVLGAAGGWVISPLSLTRFALAIDGKKSFPDILSAKSIESMRNTFNGQFHPLGWRWVHGDGTLWRSGSMAGTSALVVCQPDGYTFTFVANHSPWKGARFPYIVDRYLKRIFPRYIEPLPQKHFFLRK, from the coding sequence ATGAGCCAATTTCTGAATGAAAAGAGTAGGATAGTTTTTTGGGTGCTTACCGCTTGGTTGGTTTTGCTTACAAGTGTATACTCAGAAAAGATACTCTCTAAATCTGAATCTAAAACAAAACCAATTTTCCCTGAAATAAATGTTTACGCAATTAGCAATAGACTTACAGATAGCCATGAGTATAGCCAATTAAACGATAGGCTTAGTAGATTTGTAAAAAGGTGGGAGGTAACTGGTGCAACATTTTGTATTACCCGAAACGGAAGGTTAATATACGCCCGTAGTTTTGGTTGGGCCGACAAGGAAGATTCATTGCCTTTAGAACCTTACCACGTGATGAGGGTGGCAAGTGTATCCAAACTAATCACGGCAACGGCTGTTTTTAAACTTATTGAATCAGGTAAGTTAGACTTAGGCGACAAGGTATTTGGAAAAGAGGGGATTCTAAATCAGCCTCAATTTTTAGGTTATAAGGACAAACGCGTTGAGGACATTACCATACTTAACCTTTTGAACCATTCGGGCGGATGGACCACTCGTTGGGGCGATCATATGTTTATCGGTGATGTGATTTCAAAAGAGTTAGGAAAGGAACTCCCTTTAAGTGCCGATGACTATATAGTTTTTGCCCTATCAAAACCGCTTCACTTTCAACCCGGTTCTCGAAGCTCATATTGTAATATTGGATATGTAATCCTCCAGCGGGTTATAGAAGCTATTTCGGGAATGGATTATGAATCGTATGTTAAAGCAGAGATTTTCGAACCTTTAAATATTCATGACGCCCATATTTCAAACAATTGGGATAGTTTGCGATTTGAAAACGAGGTTCGGTACTACGAAGTTCCCGAAGCTGATAGCATTATGGCTTTTGACGGCTCTATCCGAAAAGTCCCGAGAGCTCGCGGGGGGAACGACGTGCATGTGCTGGGTGCTGCCGGTGGTTGGGTTATATCGCCATTAAGTTTAACCCGATTTGCTTTGGCAATTGATGGAAAAAAATCGTTTCCTGATATACTTTCGGCAAAATCAATTGAGTCGATGCGGAATACTTTTAACGGCCAATTCCATCCTTTAGGATGGCGATGGGTGCATGGCGATGGAACACTTTGGCGTTCTGGGTCAATGGCAGGTACATCGGCTCTTGTGGTTTGTCAACCGGACGGATATACGTTTACTTTTGTGGCTAACCATAGTCCTTGGAAAGGGGCACGCTTTCCTTATATTGTTGATAGATATTTGAAGAGAATATTTCCTAGGTATATAGAACCTTTACCGCAAAAACATTTTTTTTTAAGGAAGTAA